The following are encoded together in the Culex pipiens pallens isolate TS chromosome 1, TS_CPP_V2, whole genome shotgun sequence genome:
- the LOC120418124 gene encoding uncharacterized protein LOC120418124, with product MSTTRKNTIFVDFGVLPARPPLDSIKTFVEKSMGLNPAGFKCLQLHNTRNGILIEMADLATAIKVAADNNMKHALRSGEKNFQIPVYVDDNAVYVRVHGLPPGMPNDDIADGMAQYGEVLSVTDDVWKNFFPGIPNSVRVLRMKLTKPVPSYTTLWQAEQE from the coding sequence ATGAGCACAACTCGAAAAAACACGATCTTCGTGGACTTTGGAGTCCTCCCAGCTCGACCACCGCTGGATTCCATAAAAACCTTTGTGGAAAAAAGTATGGGCCTTAATCCTGCCGGGTTTAAGTGCCTTCAACTGCACAACACCCGGAACGGCATCCTCATCGAGATGGCTGATCTAGCAACAGCCATCAAAGTAGCAGCAGACAACAACATGAAGCACGCGCTCCGTTCGGGTGAGAAGAATTTCCAGATTCCGGTGTACGTTGACGACAACGCCGTCTACGTCCGGGTCCACGGTCTTCCGCCGGGAATGCCCAACGACGACATCGCTGACGGAATGGCGCAGTACGGCGAGGTGCTATCCGTTACGGACGACGTTTGGAAGAACTTCTTCCCTGGGATTCCAAACAGTGTGCGGGTCCTGAGGATGAAACTTACCAAGCCGGTTCCGTCATAC